The genomic interval GGAAAAGTGATTTTTTCTTTAGAAAAAATATATTAAAAATATAATCTAAAATTAGGTTGGTGATTACCTATAGTAGAGAGGGTTCAAATGGTTTTCATTTACTGGATTTTGTCTAGCTAATCATATTTACTATTTGGTAATGCTCAGTCAAATAAACTTTAAAAAAAGTAAAGCTATATTCAGGAATGTGATTGTATTTAAACTGATTTTGAACACAGTAAAACTGTTAGTGGTTGTAATTTATTTACTTGTATAAGTAATGCTGTTTTATAAACCTTCCTATTGCTGCTTTCCCCCGTTTAAGCTGTCAATTTTTCGTTATTAAAAACTAAGTTGCGCAGTTTTTATCCTTTTTCTCCCTTTAGGGCAAGATAGTTTTTTAGCCTAAAAAACACATCTTGCAATCACACCTGCGGTGTATACCTCATAAACTTCCATGTACTTTTTATTTAATACATATTATGTAGTGCATACTATTTTTTATTGAATAAAAGTGTAATAAAAAGCACTATTCTTTAAATAATATTTATTATTGATTAATTTTACTTGAAAAAGAGCGGTATAATGCACTTAGAAGAGTTGATTTTTACCTTAAAAAAAAGGCGAGAAGTTTTAGGAGTAACACAAGAACAACTGGCAGAGCTATCTGGAGTTGGTTTACGCACATTAAAGGCACTTGAAAGTGGACATGGAAACCCAACGTTTTCCACACTTTATAAACTTACAAATGTGCTGGGTATGGAGTTAAAACTGGTAGTAAAAGAAATAAACTCATAAGCTATGCGCATTGCAAAAGTCTATCACAATAAACGTTTAGCAGGAACATTAATGCAGCATCATAGTAAAAGCTATGAGTTTTGTTATGAGGATGATTGGTTTTTGAATGCTAGCATGCCTGCCATTAGTTTAACATTGCCCAAAACACAGCAATCTTATTATTCAGATCATCTTTTCCCCTTTTTTTTCAATATGCTATCTGAAGGAGTAAATAGGAAACTGCAATGTCGCCAATTAAAAATTGATGAACATGATTATTTCGGTTTGTTGTTGGCTACAGCTGGAAAAGATACAATTGGAGCTATTACAATAAAACCAGTAGAAAACCCATGAGTACACTTGAAATAACACACTGTCCAGGAACCCTATCTACAGGGTTTGATACTTACAGCAGAACCTGCTTAAATAAGTTATTTAATGGTAAAAAAGTGAGCCATATTTTACCTTATGATCCTCCACAGATTAGTGAAGAAGATGCAGCAAAATTTATAGAAAACAGGAAGCGATTATCTATATCCGGTGTACAAGAAAAATTATCATTACTATTAGATAAAAATAAGCTTCGTCTTACCCAATTAGAAGAACAAGGTAGCTATATTTTGAAACCAATCCCTAGAGATGTAAAGAAAGCCGATCAAGTGCCAGCTAACGAGCATTTAACTATGCAGATAGCTAAACAAGTATATGGAATTCCAACGGCTGAGAATGCACTTATTTTTTTTAAAAATGGGGATCCAGCGTATATTACTAAACGCTTTGATGTGCAAATAGACAGTAAAAAACTGGGGAAAGAAGATTTCGCATCTCTAGCAGCAAAAACAGCAGAAAACGCTGGAGAAGGTTTTAAATATGCCTACAGTTATGAAGAAATAGCTGAGTTAATTGTTAAATACATTCCTGCACATGTAGTTGAAATGGAGAAGTTTTACAGATTAGTGATCTTCAATTACCTATTTTCTAATGGTGATGCCCACTTAAAAAATTTTTCTGTGTTGCAAACGGAAAATGGGGACTATATACTCAGTCCTGCTTATGATTTAATTAATACAAGTTTGCATGTAAATGATAGTGACTTTGCTTTAAAAGAAGGTTTGTTTAAAGGTTATTTTTTTTCTGATGAAATGGAAAAAAATGGGCGTGTTGGCTTAGAAGATTTTCAGGAGTTTGCAAAACGATTAAATATCCCGGAAAACAGAAGCGCTAAGTTATTAGCTCCTTTTTTAAAGCATCAAGAAGTTGTTATATCTTTAATTGAAAGATCATTTTTAAATGAAGCTACAAAGCAAGAATACTTATCTAGTTATCACATAAAAAGGCAGCAGCTGAATACAAAATAGTTATTATCAAAAATGAAATTGATGATATGAAATATCAATTATAAAAAACAAAACATAAAATTTATATTTTGCTTTTTATACTTTTAAGTATCAACTCAGAGTCTTTCTGGGATAACTCTATGCTTTTTTGATTTTCCCATATTTGCTCTTCTATTATATCCAATTCATTCTTATTACTATATTTCTTTATTAAGAAGTATAATTCTTTAAGTTCTTGATTACTACAGTAAGAATAAATTAATTTGTTCTTCAAAAATTCTTTTCGCTCAATAAAATTCACTTTCAACCTTTTTTTATACCTAATACTTATTATCAATCAATAGGGGTGAATGAGAATTTTAATATAACACAATATTAACTTATGCTTAAAAAAGGTTAGGTAATTAAGCGTGTAACGCTAAAAAAGTAAATGCTTATACCCAAATAAAATTTGGATGGTTTGAATAGCAAAAGAATCGTTGAAATTTACCATTAAACTACCAAAATGTTGCTTTGAATAAATAGGGGTATTTGGGTGAAATTCAGTGAAAAATAGAGGATTTATTAAGGTTTATATAACGAACCTTCCGACTTAACATAAAGGGATATTATGAGACACAGTGTGGTGTGTGAGCAACTACATATTATTGGCGGTAGTACGCGTCCATCGCTCTCCTTGCTTCTATGTCAGCTAGTCCGTTTTCCCTTCAATAATTTTTATAAGCCTGTAAAATCTCTCTCCATAGGCAATTTGAATCTCACCGTCATACTGATCTTTCAATTTCTTCTCTGCCCATCTTAAGTTTTTTGTCAATTCCTTCTCCTTTTCACTCAGTTCAATTCCATTTGAGTTCCTTGATTCAGAAAACCTATAGTACACGGAAATATGTCCTCCTTTGAGCTCATGATTCACAGTCTTGAAGCTATTTGTAATTCTACTCAAGCTGTCGCTCATAATTAAATCAGTCAAATTGATGTCACGTCCGTCTGTTTTTCTCAAATGGTCTTGAATCAAGAAAGTCAAAATTAGGACGTCTCCATTGCCCTGCGAAATAGTAGTCGGTACAGAGGTCGAAGCGCATCCAAATGTTATCAAGGATAGTATTAATAGTCTCATGTTTGTCTTTGTATTTCCGCCAACGGTTTTGCTAAAAGTTCGGGCGGTGTTTACTGTCACTATCCTGTCCGCCAAAACCAAAGATAGCCAAAAAACACAAACCTAACCTAAGCTAAAACTCAGGCTGGGTTTTAGCTTTTGTTGGGCATAGTCTTAATCTCTGCACCATTCAAATAATTTCATTTTTAGCTCTTCTCGCTTTTTGAAGTTCGTTACGTTTGATGGAAATGTGGACTTTTTCTGCATATCAAAATAACTTCCCGTTATATCCTTCAATTCCTGATTTGTCGCTAAAAAGTATGGTGCTTCGCCCGCTATGTCTAAAGACATACTTTTTCGCATGATTAAGTTTCTCACCAGGTTTAAAAAGAAACTCCCCATATCCTGCATACTGTTTTTTGTTTTGTAAACACCAGGTGAAAAAGAATTTACAGTAATGT from Chondrinema litorale carries:
- a CDS encoding helix-turn-helix domain-containing protein; protein product: MHLEELIFTLKKRREVLGVTQEQLAELSGVGLRTLKALESGHGNPTFSTLYKLTNVLGMELKLVVKEINS
- a CDS encoding HipA N-terminal domain-containing protein, whose product is MRIAKVYHNKRLAGTLMQHHSKSYEFCYEDDWFLNASMPAISLTLPKTQQSYYSDHLFPFFFNMLSEGVNRKLQCRQLKIDEHDYFGLLLATAGKDTIGAITIKPVENP
- a CDS encoding type II toxin-antitoxin system HipA family toxin; protein product: MSTLEITHCPGTLSTGFDTYSRTCLNKLFNGKKVSHILPYDPPQISEEDAAKFIENRKRLSISGVQEKLSLLLDKNKLRLTQLEEQGSYILKPIPRDVKKADQVPANEHLTMQIAKQVYGIPTAENALIFFKNGDPAYITKRFDVQIDSKKLGKEDFASLAAKTAENAGEGFKYAYSYEEIAELIVKYIPAHVVEMEKFYRLVIFNYLFSNGDAHLKNFSVLQTENGDYILSPAYDLINTSLHVNDSDFALKEGLFKGYFFSDEMEKNGRVGLEDFQEFAKRLNIPENRSAKLLAPFLKHQEVVISLIERSFLNEATKQEYLSSYHIKRQQLNTK